A single window of Flavobacterium sp. 140616W15 DNA harbors:
- a CDS encoding energy transducer TonB produces the protein MYYNERADIKSEFPGGAEALERFIKENYKNPKTEITGRIHIGFVIEKDRTLSDIKVLGDMDHRAEAIQVLKISPKWTPAKIKNNPVRVVYTLPIAIN, from the coding sequence ATCTATTACAATGAACGTGCTGACATAAAATCAGAATTCCCAGGAGGCGCGGAAGCACTTGAACGTTTTATAAAAGAGAACTATAAAAATCCAAAAACAGAAATAACAGGAAGAATACATATAGGCTTTGTAATAGAAAAAGATAGAACATTAAGCGATATTAAAGTTTTAGGAGACATGGACCATAGAGCTGAAGCTATACAGGTTTTAAAAATATCTCCAAAATGGACACCCGCAAAAATAAAAAACAACCCCGTAAGAGTAGTTTATACTTTGCCAATTGCTATAAACTAA
- a CDS encoding low molecular weight protein-tyrosine-phosphatase encodes MPIKILMVCLGNICRSPLAEGILASKLPKDDFLVDSAGTGSWYVGSAPDERSIAIAKKNGLNISNQKGRQFKTSDFDIFDYIYVMDNSNYDDVVTLTKNQEQKDKVQLILNELFPSENVDVPDPYYGKPNGFDSVYEMLDQVSEVIAKKLIAKHQNPNSAV; translated from the coding sequence ATGCCCATAAAAATCTTAATGGTCTGCTTGGGTAATATTTGCAGATCACCATTAGCCGAAGGCATATTAGCCTCAAAATTACCTAAAGATGATTTTTTAGTTGATTCGGCGGGTACAGGTTCTTGGTATGTTGGTAGCGCTCCCGACGAACGCTCTATTGCCATAGCAAAAAAAAATGGATTAAATATTTCCAACCAAAAAGGAAGACAATTCAAAACTTCTGATTTTGATATTTTCGATTACATCTACGTCATGGATAATTCTAATTATGATGACGTGGTTACATTGACAAAAAACCAAGAACAAAAAGACAAAGTTCAACTTATTCTAAACGAATTATTCCCTTCCGAAAATGTTGATGTTCCAGACCCTTATTATGGAAAACCAAACGGATTTGACTCAGTTTACGAAATGCTAGACCAAGTTTCTGAAGTGATTGCAAAAAAACTAATAGCCAAACATCAAAATCCAAATTCGGCTGTATAA
- a CDS encoding methionine aminotransferase, with translation MSKLPQISTSIFTVMSKMANEHNAINLSQGFPNFPVDERLTSIVKRLATENVHQYTPMSGYPPLLTKIAKLVLDSYKRVVQPETEILVTAGATQGIFTTILALIKANDEVIILDPSYDCYEAPVLLCNAHSVRVPLNDDYTPNWEIIEKACSAKTRMIIINNPHNPTGKILAEADFIRLEKILEKYPDLLVLSDEVYEYITFEEKHISAHTRQELLNRCIMISSFGKSFHITGWKIGYVVAPEHLMIEIKKVHQFLVFSVNSISQVAISEYLDIVDVTKLGEFYQEKRDYLKKLLEKSRFELKACEGTYFQVASYKSISDEDDVTFCKKLITEYGVAAIPISTFYANGKDLKLIRFCFAKDNTTLEAAAKRLCSI, from the coding sequence ATGAGCAAACTTCCACAGATTAGCACAAGTATTTTTACCGTTATGTCTAAAATGGCAAACGAACACAATGCAATTAATCTATCGCAAGGATTTCCAAATTTTCCAGTTGACGAACGACTAACTAGTATTGTAAAACGTCTCGCAACCGAGAATGTTCACCAATATACACCCATGTCAGGTTACCCACCGCTATTAACCAAAATAGCCAAACTTGTTCTAGATTCATACAAACGGGTAGTTCAACCAGAAACCGAAATCTTAGTAACTGCTGGGGCTACACAAGGTATTTTCACCACCATATTAGCATTAATTAAAGCAAACGATGAAGTAATAATTCTCGATCCGAGTTATGACTGCTATGAAGCTCCTGTATTATTGTGCAATGCACATTCTGTACGAGTTCCCTTAAACGATGATTATACACCAAATTGGGAAATTATAGAAAAGGCTTGCTCGGCAAAAACCCGAATGATAATTATCAATAATCCGCATAACCCGACAGGGAAAATTTTAGCAGAAGCGGACTTTATAAGATTAGAAAAAATCCTCGAAAAATACCCCGATCTATTAGTCTTATCTGATGAAGTATATGAATACATCACTTTTGAAGAAAAACACATCTCAGCACATACCCGCCAAGAACTCCTTAATCGTTGTATCATGATTTCTTCTTTTGGAAAATCATTTCATATTACAGGATGGAAGATTGGATATGTAGTAGCACCAGAACACTTAATGATAGAGATTAAAAAAGTACATCAATTTTTAGTTTTTAGCGTAAACAGCATTTCTCAAGTAGCCATAAGCGAATATCTAGATATTGTTGATGTAACCAAACTTGGCGAATTCTATCAAGAGAAAAGAGATTACTTAAAAAAACTACTAGAAAAAAGCCGATTCGAATTAAAAGCTTGCGAAGGAACTTATTTTCAGGTCGCATCATATAAGTCAATTTCCGATGAAGATGATGTTACTTTTTGCAAAAAATTAATTACAGAATACGGAGTAGCCGCAATACCTATTTCAACTTTCTATGCTAATGGAAAAGATTTAAAATTAATCCGTTTTTGTTTCGCCAAAGACAATACTACACTAGAAGCAGCTGCCAAACGATTATGTAGCATTTAG
- a CDS encoding septum formation initiator family protein, with product MKNPYKDKSWFKFLSNKYVWVLLFFIIWMVFLDNYSYFDHRFLDNQINELQDNKTYYQEEIKKDQEQIKELKNPEQIEKYAREKYFMKKDSEDIYIIEFEGDTIKKK from the coding sequence ATGAAAAATCCATATAAAGACAAATCTTGGTTTAAATTCCTAAGCAACAAATACGTTTGGGTCTTATTGTTTTTTATAATCTGGATGGTTTTTTTAGATAACTACTCCTATTTTGACCATCGCTTTCTCGATAATCAAATAAATGAGTTACAAGACAATAAAACCTATTATCAAGAAGAAATAAAAAAAGATCAGGAACAAATAAAAGAACTTAAAAACCCTGAGCAGATTGAGAAATATGCTAGAGAAAAGTACTTTATGAAAAAAGATAGTGAAGACATTTACATCATCGAATTTGAAGGTGACACTATCAAAAAAAAATAA
- the udk gene encoding uridine kinase yields MLIIGIAGGTGSGKTTVVHQIMNELPHAEVGVISQDSYYKENKNLSFDERALINFDHPRAIDFDLLVSHLKDLKEGKTIDQPVYSFITHNRTDDTISTHPRKVMIVEGILILTNPELRDLFDIKVYVHADSDERLIRRLKRDIAERGRDLDEVLTRYQNTLKPMHEQFIEPTKAFADIIIPNDKYNTVAIDVVRAVITQRIL; encoded by the coding sequence ATGCTCATTATTGGAATTGCAGGCGGAACAGGAAGCGGGAAAACAACCGTAGTACATCAAATCATGAATGAATTACCTCATGCTGAAGTGGGCGTAATCTCTCAGGATTCGTATTACAAAGAAAATAAAAATCTATCTTTTGATGAAAGAGCTCTAATTAATTTTGATCATCCACGTGCGATAGATTTCGATTTATTAGTAAGCCATTTAAAAGACCTTAAAGAAGGAAAAACTATCGACCAGCCTGTTTATTCTTTTATAACTCATAACAGAACCGACGATACAATTAGCACACACCCAAGAAAAGTAATGATTGTAGAAGGAATCTTAATTCTTACAAACCCAGAACTTAGAGATCTTTTTGACATTAAAGTATACGTTCATGCCGATTCAGACGAAAGACTTATCAGACGTTTAAAGCGTGATATCGCAGAACGTGGACGTGATTTAGACGAAGTTTTAACACGCTACCAAAACACGTTAAAACCTATGCATGAGCAATTTATAGAACCTACTAAAGCTTTTGCAGACATCATAATTCCAAACGACAAATACAACACTGTAGCAATAGATGTAGTTCGTGCAGTAATTACGCAACGTATTCTATAA
- a CDS encoding SDR family oxidoreductase: protein MSYTDKMLRDDALQGKVIVVTGGGSGLGKAMTKYFLELGAKVAITSRDLEKLKNTATELEAQTGGTCLPLQCDVRHYEEVENMLQEVLKAFGKVDVLLNNAAGNFISPTERLSANAFDTVIDIVLKGSKNCTLAFGKHWIDTKQTAATVLNIVTTYAWTGSAYVVPSATAKAGVLAMTRSLAVEWAKYGIRTNAIAPGPFPTKGAWDRLLPGDLAEKFDMSKKVPLKRVGDHQELANLAAYLVSDFSAYVNGEVIVIDGGEWLKGAGQFNLLEAIPEELWDQLEMMIKAKKNK, encoded by the coding sequence ATGAGTTATACAGATAAAATGTTAAGAGACGATGCCTTGCAAGGCAAAGTAATAGTGGTAACCGGTGGAGGAAGTGGCCTAGGAAAAGCAATGACCAAATACTTTTTAGAATTAGGTGCAAAAGTAGCTATCACGTCGAGAGATTTAGAAAAACTAAAAAACACAGCAACAGAACTTGAGGCACAAACTGGTGGAACCTGCCTGCCCTTGCAATGTGATGTACGTCATTATGAAGAAGTAGAAAACATGCTACAAGAAGTTTTAAAAGCTTTTGGCAAAGTAGATGTTTTACTAAACAACGCTGCTGGAAATTTCATTTCACCAACCGAAAGATTATCTGCTAATGCTTTTGACACTGTTATCGATATCGTATTAAAAGGTTCTAAAAACTGTACTCTTGCTTTTGGAAAACACTGGATCGACACCAAACAAACAGCTGCAACGGTTTTAAATATTGTAACTACTTATGCTTGGACAGGTTCAGCTTATGTGGTACCAAGTGCAACTGCAAAAGCAGGTGTTCTTGCCATGACGAGAAGTCTTGCCGTTGAGTGGGCAAAATACGGAATACGCACTAATGCAATTGCTCCAGGTCCATTCCCAACAAAAGGAGCTTGGGACAGATTACTTCCTGGAGATCTGGCAGAAAAATTTGACATGTCAAAGAAAGTGCCATTGAAGCGTGTAGGAGATCACCAAGAATTAGCCAATTTAGCAGCCTATTTAGTTTCTGATTTCTCAGCCTATGTAAATGGTGAAGTAATTGTTATTGATGGTGGAGAATGGTTAAAAGGTGCTGGACAATTTAATTTATTAGAAGCAATTCCTGAAGAACTTTGGGATCAGCTTGAAATGATGATAAAGGCAAAGAAAAACAAATAA
- a CDS encoding SAM-dependent methyltransferase — MKPTSLLGKLYLIPTTLGESDPMDVLPQTIKRSIDFIDHYIVENEKTARKSIKAVSPEKKQSELILFALNKRTEPSEHLDFIKPLLEGKNVGLMSEAGCPGVADPGAVIVKLAHEKGIQVVPLVGPSSILLAMMASGMNGQSFTFNGYLPIDKDEKKSALKYFEKLSQDKNQSQLFIETPYRNNKLVEDILQILNPATHLCIATDITLPTEFIKTMRVSDWKKIKVDLHNRPTIFIIHKM; from the coding sequence ATGAAACCCACTTCTTTATTAGGTAAACTTTATTTGATTCCGACAACCTTAGGCGAAAGCGATCCTATGGATGTCTTACCACAAACAATAAAGAGAAGCATTGATTTCATTGATCATTATATTGTTGAAAACGAAAAAACTGCACGAAAGTCAATAAAAGCAGTTTCTCCCGAAAAAAAACAATCCGAACTAATACTTTTTGCGCTAAATAAACGCACAGAACCAAGCGAACATTTAGACTTCATAAAACCTCTATTAGAAGGTAAAAACGTTGGGCTAATGAGCGAAGCTGGTTGCCCTGGCGTTGCCGATCCAGGTGCTGTAATTGTAAAGCTAGCACATGAAAAAGGAATTCAGGTGGTGCCGCTAGTGGGCCCTTCTTCAATTTTACTAGCCATGATGGCTTCTGGAATGAACGGACAAAGCTTTACTTTCAATGGCTACTTACCTATTGATAAAGACGAAAAAAAATCAGCATTAAAGTATTTTGAAAAGTTATCCCAGGATAAAAATCAATCACAGCTTTTTATTGAAACTCCATACAGAAACAATAAATTAGTCGAAGATATTTTACAAATATTAAATCCCGCAACGCATCTTTGTATTGCTACAGATATTACTCTACCAACCGAGTTTATCAAAACGATGCGTGTTTCTGATTGGAAAAAAATAAAAGTAGATTTACACAATCGCCCAACGATTTTCATTATCCACAAAATGTAA